Proteins from a genomic interval of Streptomyces sp. Tu6071:
- a CDS encoding protein phosphatase 2C domain-containing protein, translating into MSQQGDARDDDWWDQLYEESAPDTGPDRAADTLDDRFASAVHTVKPPQEPVDRADSPPPWTPGPPPASPRSSAPAPPEPAAPWPVAERLGRPYVPGARPLPADAEDEGPRPQETGDNPPLPQRPLPREAEGNPPLPQRPRAAGTADSPPLPQRPPRRPPATPDGFNGWFGTSPERSPGETPPPPLPAEWTGVAPRRRPGPPVDGTGTPEAEPRAEESAPGGPGPAGTEKRGEPAGESARDETAPSGAGRGGPQGPVAHETGTTAEGTAPEAPPEPDEPEGFGPVRGAFARGTSDATTTARDEPEPVRSEWTPPEPARGEWAPPAPLPSEPSPPAPVRDEPAPPPRVPRHALPPSPPQRADADPAPTAQGTPDQPPSPPGGPAPWQGAPPRTDNAATAPVPPLPPRPVPGLPPGGPAWPGTGAESTASPTAPSQAPVPPPSPAASSPAPVPPPSPTAPSPRAQRSASPGESARPGPGETSPEASGPPVAPPVSYVGDRPPTYEAEPTALAESDPGALDAYVPDTVLEGGRFGGSTLRAVSQRGDSARYRGEARRDALLVVRFGAGEDGIVLVATATGARACPEAHRAATEAVRSIAAAVGRSHRRLADDIRAARRGDLKSGLHRLTDRTLGRLRAAAAERGLAPEEYTASLRCLLLPTDAQCRTRVFFGAGEGGLFRLRGGELRDIEPEVPTDGQPRSGPEAGARTLDPGIGRPPSPYAPVEEPRREPFRFHASIARSGDVLLLCGTGLAEPLRGSPPLASRLAEEWSAPEPPGLAAFLATSQTRVKGYADDRTLAAVWER; encoded by the coding sequence ATGAGCCAACAGGGGGACGCGCGCGACGACGACTGGTGGGATCAGCTGTACGAGGAGTCGGCGCCCGACACGGGCCCGGACCGCGCGGCCGACACACTGGACGACCGCTTCGCCTCGGCGGTCCACACGGTGAAGCCGCCGCAGGAGCCGGTCGACCGCGCTGACTCGCCACCCCCCTGGACCCCCGGACCACCACCTGCCTCCCCGCGTTCCTCCGCCCCCGCGCCCCCCGAGCCGGCCGCCCCCTGGCCCGTCGCCGAACGCCTGGGCCGCCCCTACGTGCCCGGCGCCCGGCCGCTCCCCGCCGACGCGGAGGACGAGGGGCCGCGTCCCCAGGAGACGGGGGACAACCCGCCCCTCCCGCAACGGCCCCTCCCGCGCGAGGCGGAGGGGAATCCGCCCCTTCCGCAGCGGCCCCGCGCCGCCGGGACGGCGGACAGCCCGCCGCTCCCGCAACGCCCCCCGCGCCGCCCACCCGCGACACCGGACGGCTTCAACGGCTGGTTCGGCACCTCGCCGGAGCGGAGCCCGGGGGAGACCCCGCCGCCACCCCTCCCGGCCGAGTGGACCGGCGTCGCCCCCCGCCGCAGGCCGGGACCCCCGGTGGACGGCACGGGAACCCCCGAGGCCGAACCGCGGGCCGAGGAGAGCGCACCCGGCGGACCCGGGCCCGCCGGGACGGAGAAGCGGGGCGAACCCGCAGGGGAATCGGCACGGGACGAGACGGCGCCGTCCGGGGCCGGGCGCGGTGGCCCGCAAGGACCCGTGGCGCACGAGACAGGAACGACGGCGGAAGGGACGGCCCCCGAGGCCCCGCCCGAGCCGGACGAGCCGGAGGGCTTCGGCCCGGTGCGGGGCGCGTTCGCGCGCGGCACGTCGGACGCCACCACGACCGCACGGGACGAGCCGGAGCCCGTACGGAGCGAGTGGACGCCGCCCGAGCCCGCACGGGGTGAGTGGGCGCCGCCCGCGCCCCTGCCGAGCGAGCCGTCGCCGCCCGCGCCTGTACGGGACGAGCCCGCCCCGCCGCCCCGCGTCCCGCGACACGCGCTTCCCCCGTCCCCGCCGCAGCGCGCCGATGCGGACCCCGCCCCCACCGCCCAGGGGACCCCGGACCAGCCGCCCTCCCCACCTGGCGGCCCCGCCCCCTGGCAGGGCGCCCCGCCGCGCACCGACAACGCGGCGACCGCTCCCGTGCCGCCCCTGCCGCCCCGCCCCGTCCCCGGCCTCCCTCCCGGTGGTCCGGCGTGGCCGGGGACCGGTGCCGAGTCGACGGCGAGCCCGACCGCACCGTCCCAGGCCCCCGTACCCCCGCCGTCCCCGGCCGCGTCGTCCCCCGCCCCCGTACCCCCGCCGTCCCCGACGGCCCCGTCCCCCCGCGCCCAGCGGTCCGCCTCCCCGGGCGAATCCGCGCGGCCCGGACCGGGGGAGACCTCCCCGGAGGCATCGGGGCCACCCGTCGCGCCCCCCGTCTCCTACGTCGGCGACCGGCCTCCCACCTACGAGGCCGAGCCCACCGCCCTCGCCGAGAGCGACCCCGGGGCGCTCGACGCGTACGTGCCCGACACCGTGCTCGAAGGGGGGCGGTTCGGGGGGAGCACCTTGCGGGCCGTCTCGCAGCGGGGGGACTCGGCGCGGTATCGCGGGGAGGCGCGCAGGGACGCGCTGCTCGTGGTGCGGTTCGGGGCGGGGGAGGACGGGATCGTGCTCGTCGCGACGGCGACCGGCGCGCGGGCCTGTCCCGAGGCGCACCGGGCCGCGACCGAGGCCGTGCGGTCGATCGCCGCCGCCGTGGGCCGCAGCCACCGCCGCCTCGCCGACGACATCCGCGCCGCCCGCCGCGGCGATCTCAAGTCCGGCCTGCACCGCCTCACCGACCGCACGCTCGGCCGCCTGCGCGCCGCGGCGGCCGAACGCGGGCTCGCGCCCGAGGAGTACACCGCGAGCCTGCGCTGCCTCCTCCTGCCCACCGACGCCCAGTGCCGCACCCGCGTCTTCTTCGGCGCGGGCGAGGGCGGGCTCTTCCGGCTGCGCGGCGGGGAACTGCGCGACATCGAACCCGAGGTCCCCACCGACGGGCAGCCCCGTTCCGGGCCCGAGGCCGGGGCGCGCACCCTCGATCCCGGCATCGGGCGGCCCCCGAGCCCGTACGCCCCCGTGGAGGAACCCCGCCGCGAACCCTTCCGCTTCCACGCCTCCATCGCCCGATCGGGCGATGTGCTGCTGCTGTGCGGCACAGGGCTCGCCGAGCCGCTGCGCGGCAGCCCGCCGCTCGCGAGCCGCCTCGCCGAGGAGTGGTCCGCTCCCGAACCCCCCGGGCTCGCCGCCTTCCTGGCCACGAGCCAGACGCGGGTCAAGGGGTACGCGGACGACCGCACCCTTGCCGCCGTCTGGGAGAGGTGA
- a CDS encoding MFS transporter, with protein sequence MPDAAPATELPLRANRAFHLLWSGSALSVLGLEVADVVWPLVILAVTGSPASAGVFSAVQLCTALVLGLPAGELADRVDRRLLMMAVEGVRAVSVGSVAVALLLDELSLTHLLVVAVVIGAARPVSATCRMLMVRAVVPRSQLTTALTTEEVRNNAASLVGPALGGALYGASRALPFGVMVAAFVLSALCVLLVRLRPGESATPPRREEGPRLRQLTKGLAVLWSSPDLRGTTLFTAAMNTATAPLVLIVAVHLTAQKASSGEIGIAVAGLAVGGLIGSALIKPLRRFSPALLMFSQLLVLAGLLCLMGLPIGPWWTGLLLVVIMLGVPTMRILADLVIFRQVPDEQRGRVMSAAGTLWGLGAAAGTLAAGLALDFFSARATLLAIAGALALVFLAGLFSPAFRGIRWPSDVD encoded by the coding sequence ATGCCCGATGCCGCCCCGGCCACCGAGCTCCCGCTGCGCGCGAACCGCGCCTTCCACCTGTTGTGGTCGGGCTCGGCGCTCTCCGTTCTGGGGCTTGAGGTGGCCGATGTGGTGTGGCCGCTGGTGATCCTCGCGGTCACGGGGTCCCCGGCGTCCGCGGGTGTCTTCAGCGCGGTGCAGCTGTGTACGGCGCTGGTGCTCGGCCTCCCGGCCGGTGAGCTGGCCGACCGCGTGGACCGGCGGCTGCTGATGATGGCGGTGGAGGGCGTCCGGGCGGTGAGCGTGGGCAGTGTGGCGGTGGCCCTGCTCCTTGACGAACTGTCGCTGACCCACCTCCTGGTGGTCGCCGTGGTGATCGGTGCCGCGAGACCGGTCAGCGCGACGTGCCGGATGCTGATGGTGCGCGCGGTGGTCCCGCGCAGCCAGCTCACCACGGCGCTGACCACTGAGGAGGTGCGCAACAACGCGGCTTCCCTCGTCGGTCCCGCGCTTGGCGGCGCGCTCTACGGGGCCTCCAGGGCCCTGCCGTTCGGCGTCATGGTGGCGGCCTTCGTGCTGTCGGCCCTGTGCGTGCTGCTGGTGCGCCTCCGTCCGGGAGAGAGCGCCACTCCGCCGCGTCGCGAAGAGGGCCCTCGTCTGCGCCAGTTGACGAAGGGCCTGGCCGTGCTCTGGAGTTCGCCGGATCTGCGCGGCACGACCCTCTTCACCGCCGCGATGAACACCGCCACCGCGCCCCTGGTCCTGATCGTCGCCGTGCACCTGACCGCTCAGAAGGCGTCCTCGGGGGAGATAGGCATCGCGGTCGCGGGGCTGGCTGTCGGAGGACTCATCGGGTCCGCCTTGATCAAGCCCCTGCGCCGCTTCTCGCCGGCCTTACTGATGTTCAGCCAACTCCTTGTGTTGGCCGGACTTTTGTGCCTGATGGGACTGCCCATCGGCCCGTGGTGGACCGGGCTCCTGCTGGTCGTGATCATGCTCGGCGTGCCGACCATGCGCATCCTGGCGGACCTGGTGATCTTCCGCCAGGTGCCCGACGAACAGCGCGGGCGCGTCATGTCGGCCGCCGGAACCCTGTGGGGCCTGGGCGCGGCGGCGGGGACGCTGGCCGCCGGGCTCGCACTCGACTTCTTCTCCGCGAGGGCAACGCTCCTGGCCATCGCCGGTGCGCTCGCCCTGGTCTTCCTCGCCGGGCTGTTCAGCCCCGCCTTCCGGGGAATCCGCTGGCCGTCCGACGTGGACTGA
- a CDS encoding flavodoxin family protein yields MSRSFLFLLASARPEGNSRLLAEATAAQLPGTYSRRWIDLAALSLPAYVDGRHAPGGHTPVSADEALLHEATLGATDLVVVSPLYWYALSSYAKTYLDHWSKWLRTPDPAFREKMAGRTLWGVTAMADENRAVAEPLVGTLRLSAAFMGMRFGGVLLGNGSRPGDVRTDARALREAKTFFTREAPLARFPAEA; encoded by the coding sequence ATGTCCCGTTCCTTTCTCTTCCTCCTCGCCAGTGCCCGGCCCGAGGGCAATTCCCGCCTCCTCGCCGAGGCCACCGCCGCGCAGCTTCCAGGGACGTACTCCCGCCGCTGGATCGACCTCGCCGCGCTCTCGCTCCCCGCCTACGTCGACGGCCGCCACGCGCCCGGGGGGCACACCCCCGTCTCCGCGGACGAGGCGCTGCTCCACGAGGCCACGCTCGGGGCGACCGACCTCGTCGTCGTCTCGCCGCTCTACTGGTACGCGCTGTCCTCGTACGCGAAGACCTACCTCGACCACTGGTCGAAGTGGCTGCGCACGCCAGACCCGGCGTTCCGCGAGAAGATGGCCGGCCGCACGCTGTGGGGCGTCACGGCGATGGCCGACGAGAACCGCGCGGTCGCCGAGCCCCTTGTCGGGACCCTCCGTCTCTCCGCCGCCTTCATGGGGATGCGCTTCGGCGGCGTCCTCCTCGGCAACGGCTCGCGCCCCGGCGACGTCCGCACCGACGCCCGCGCCCTGAGGGAGGCCAAGACCTTCTTCACGCGGGAGGCCCCGCTCGCGCGCTTCCCGGCCGAGGCGTGA
- a CDS encoding DUF456 domain-containing protein, whose product MSVWEVLIVALVLLLGLVGVLVPGVPGPWLVWAAILWWALQSPRPLSWGVLVGSTVVLLLSNLVRWLLPKRRVRGSGVNRRMMAWAGTGALLGFVLVPVLGAFPGYVGGMYLAERRRLGSHGDAAASTRTVMRAMGTSVLVELFSCLLIAGAWAGAEVWG is encoded by the coding sequence ATGAGTGTGTGGGAGGTCCTGATCGTCGCGCTCGTCCTGCTGCTCGGCCTCGTCGGGGTGCTGGTGCCGGGCGTGCCGGGGCCGTGGCTGGTGTGGGCGGCGATCCTGTGGTGGGCGCTCCAGTCCCCCCGGCCGCTGTCGTGGGGGGTCCTGGTGGGCTCCACGGTCGTGCTGCTGCTCAGCAACCTCGTGCGCTGGCTGCTGCCGAAGCGGCGGGTGCGGGGCTCGGGGGTCAACCGGCGGATGATGGCGTGGGCGGGGACCGGCGCGCTGCTCGGCTTCGTCCTGGTGCCGGTGCTGGGCGCGTTCCCCGGCTACGTGGGCGGCATGTACCTCGCCGAACGGCGCAGGCTCGGGAGCCACGGCGACGCGGCCGCGTCGACCCGTACGGTGATGCGGGCCATGGGCACGAGCGTCCTCGTCGAGCTCTTCAGCTGCCTGCTCATCGCGGGGGCGTGGGCGGGGGCGGAGGTGTGGGGCTGA
- the rsgA gene encoding ribosome small subunit-dependent GTPase A has protein sequence MPAHPLAPYGWDEQWAEVFAPYGAEGLVLGRVVRVDRGQCDLATAEGTVRADTAFVVPRDPRKVVCTGDWAAVDPAGTDPRYVRTLLPRRTAFLRSTSSKRSEAQVLAANVDFAVVAISLADELELSRVERFLALGWESGATPVLVLTKADLVPDPETRAHLLVDAASAAPGVEVLAVSGDTGEGVPELRQVLAGGTSVLLGRSGAGKSTLANALAEAPHMRVQAVRDQDGKGRHTTTTRNLVPLPAGGVLIDTPGLRGVGLWDAGHGVGQVFAEIEEYATGCRFLDCAHESEPGCAVREAVESGALPQRRLDSYRKLQRENTRIEAKADAFLRAAQRREWKMRGAEGRAAMDLKRYGAVPERGRKGRR, from the coding sequence ATGCCCGCTCACCCCCTCGCTCCCTACGGCTGGGACGAGCAGTGGGCCGAAGTCTTCGCTCCGTACGGCGCCGAAGGGCTCGTCCTCGGGCGGGTCGTCCGTGTCGACCGGGGGCAGTGCGATCTCGCCACCGCCGAGGGCACTGTCCGCGCCGACACCGCCTTCGTCGTGCCCCGGGACCCCAGGAAGGTCGTCTGCACCGGGGACTGGGCCGCCGTCGACCCGGCGGGCACGGACCCCCGGTACGTGCGGACGCTGCTGCCCCGCCGTACCGCCTTCCTGCGCTCCACCTCGTCCAAGCGCAGCGAGGCGCAGGTCCTCGCCGCCAACGTCGACTTCGCCGTCGTCGCCATCTCGCTCGCCGACGAACTCGAACTCTCCCGCGTGGAACGGTTCCTGGCCCTCGGCTGGGAGTCCGGGGCCACCCCCGTCCTCGTCCTCACCAAGGCCGACCTCGTGCCCGATCCCGAGACCCGCGCCCATCTCCTCGTCGACGCCGCCTCGGCCGCTCCCGGCGTCGAGGTGCTCGCTGTCAGCGGGGACACGGGGGAGGGGGTGCCCGAGCTGCGGCAGGTGCTCGCCGGGGGGACCTCCGTCCTGCTCGGCCGCTCCGGCGCGGGCAAGTCCACGCTCGCCAACGCCCTCGCCGAGGCCCCGCACATGCGCGTCCAGGCCGTGCGCGACCAGGACGGCAAGGGGCGGCACACCACCACGACCCGCAACCTGGTCCCGCTTCCCGCCGGGGGCGTCCTCATCGACACGCCCGGACTGCGCGGGGTGGGGCTCTGGGACGCGGGGCACGGCGTCGGCCAGGTCTTCGCCGAGATCGAGGAGTACGCCACCGGCTGCCGCTTCCTCGACTGCGCCCACGAGAGCGAGCCGGGGTGCGCCGTCCGCGAGGCCGTCGAGAGCGGCGCGCTGCCGCAGCGCCGTCTCGACAGCTACCGCAAACTCCAGCGCGAGAACACCCGCATCGAGGCCAAGGCCGACGCCTTCCTCCGCGCCGCCCAGCGCCGCGAGTGGAAGATGCGCGGCGCCGAGGGCCGCGCGGCGATGGACCTCAAGCGGTACGGGGCGGTCCCGGAGCGGGGGCGGAAGGGGCGCCGCTGA
- a CDS encoding NACHT domain-containing protein, with protein sequence MEDTDYPVPVVFFCRTLGSLVAACGLPHTALTGPLGRGDSAVSQLLNGRLRRPPPWETVARVLECCHAHRAGRPPLHHTFDPAFWRQLHHQMVTLTERERPVPRPRRGSTPAFRPAEAVPEDFAEAVDVLVGGRPGLEGIAEELLAPLRLGGAAPVGTEHLLRGFAARVRAHHGTTRTALLCAADRVILVTAFCEAVGTSGLHHGAEFASAHADFDGDVVTELSRVALGSTRVRAPADIREDILRAYSFAADLVYGAVDPPYDETADLVRRAWHRYEALLSDALHECPELRLTSATEDPPEALDPAPRPVPRGLSELSSLLQEFTGNPAPAHRLLHEPLAAAEDAGPVPPRLRDGYVDPAYRLAGEGARPGDLAREDWWRTRPPRDDLDAFLAAHFLTDDATRAPLLVLGHPGSGKSLLTRLLAVRLPTAEFACLRLELRHAPPGSLAPYLAAELHRTAPPASVAGTDVPPRVLLLDGLDELLQAGADRPDAADGRQLMVEIEEFQSAETLAGRPLIAVVTSRTLAGARMFSPRRGTVIHLEPFDDARIRAWVAAWNTRNKRWFVAHEVQPLDRDLLRPYGELACQPLLLLMLALYDASDNALRAAAGAGFGRLGLYERLLTAFIRRQLAKRSGPLPEEEQRAAVEGEFLRLSVLAFGMFRRHRQSLTAREAAADLSAGPGPAHAVPGPVLFGRFFFVRTSRREGEGEEDQSYEFLHATFGEFLVARLLAAELRALAEGGDDRRLRPLLAHVPLGDHPEVLSAVAELVRSRDSAAVVHALGAHLRASLDGVPGRPQSPHRVATYTANLVLLAVRLRPGLTASALLGTADPVGRWRACARLWHACLTETSWAALSRHVRPAPHPRESDLRLGRPPDTAPPAWELPARARRAERPLRDQLADLARDARLGHEPALARALHALAPLVDRLPALFEAESAEEPRHSAAHAMISLLTDHPVPYEEIPPLLQPLPPEQLAPALDTFVRHFAAAAPALPPRTVAKVLSQLTTGRFTKATTRAHQTLLADIPHPAVGEPRTADGPGHRKSSSSGA encoded by the coding sequence ATGGAAGACACCGATTACCCGGTCCCGGTCGTGTTCTTCTGCCGCACCCTCGGGAGCCTCGTCGCGGCCTGCGGCCTCCCGCACACCGCGCTGACGGGCCCGCTCGGGCGCGGCGACTCGGCCGTCTCGCAGCTCCTCAACGGCCGGCTCAGACGCCCGCCGCCCTGGGAGACCGTCGCGCGCGTCCTGGAGTGCTGTCACGCGCACCGCGCGGGCCGCCCGCCGCTCCACCACACCTTCGACCCCGCCTTCTGGCGACAGCTCCACCACCAGATGGTGACGCTCACCGAACGCGAGCGGCCCGTGCCGCGCCCGCGCCGGGGGAGCACCCCGGCGTTCCGCCCGGCCGAAGCCGTCCCGGAGGATTTCGCCGAGGCCGTGGACGTCCTCGTGGGCGGCCGTCCGGGGCTCGAAGGGATCGCCGAGGAACTGCTCGCCCCGCTGCGCCTCGGCGGCGCCGCGCCCGTCGGGACCGAGCATCTCCTGCGCGGCTTCGCCGCCCGCGTCCGCGCCCACCACGGCACCACGAGGACCGCCCTGCTGTGCGCCGCCGACCGGGTGATCCTCGTGACCGCCTTCTGCGAGGCCGTCGGTACGTCCGGGCTCCATCACGGGGCGGAATTCGCCTCCGCGCACGCCGACTTCGACGGGGACGTCGTCACCGAGCTGAGCCGCGTCGCACTCGGCTCCACCCGGGTCCGCGCGCCCGCCGACATCCGTGAGGACATCCTCCGGGCGTACTCCTTCGCCGCCGACCTCGTGTACGGCGCGGTCGACCCGCCGTACGACGAGACCGCCGACCTCGTGCGGCGCGCCTGGCATCGTTACGAGGCGCTGCTCTCCGACGCCCTCCACGAGTGCCCCGAACTCCGGCTCACCTCCGCGACCGAGGACCCGCCCGAAGCACTCGACCCGGCCCCGCGCCCCGTACCCCGCGGGCTGAGCGAACTCTCCTCCCTCCTGCAGGAGTTCACGGGGAATCCCGCCCCCGCCCACCGGCTCCTGCACGAACCGCTGGCCGCCGCCGAGGATGCCGGACCCGTCCCGCCGCGCCTCCGGGACGGCTACGTCGACCCCGCGTACCGCCTCGCCGGAGAGGGAGCCCGCCCCGGGGACCTCGCCCGCGAGGACTGGTGGCGTACGAGACCCCCGCGCGACGACCTCGACGCCTTCCTCGCCGCCCACTTCCTCACCGACGACGCGACACGCGCACCCCTCCTCGTCCTCGGCCACCCGGGCTCCGGCAAGTCCCTGCTGACCCGGCTCCTCGCGGTTCGCCTCCCGACCGCCGAATTCGCGTGCCTGCGCCTGGAGTTGCGGCATGCCCCGCCGGGTTCCCTCGCCCCGTACCTCGCCGCCGAACTCCACCGCACCGCGCCGCCCGCGTCGGTCGCCGGAACCGATGTCCCGCCGCGCGTGCTCCTCCTCGACGGGCTCGACGAACTGCTCCAGGCCGGGGCCGACCGTCCCGACGCCGCTGACGGACGGCAACTCATGGTCGAGATCGAGGAGTTCCAGAGCGCGGAGACGCTCGCGGGGCGTCCCCTCATCGCCGTCGTCACGAGCCGTACCCTCGCGGGCGCACGCATGTTCAGCCCGCGCCGCGGCACCGTGATCCACCTCGAACCCTTCGACGACGCGCGGATACGCGCCTGGGTCGCGGCGTGGAACACCCGCAACAAGCGCTGGTTCGTCGCGCACGAAGTCCAGCCCCTCGACAGGGACTTGCTCCGCCCGTACGGGGAACTCGCCTGCCAGCCGCTGCTCCTGCTGATGCTCGCCCTCTACGACGCCTCGGACAACGCGCTGCGCGCGGCGGCCGGGGCGGGCTTCGGACGGCTCGGGCTCTACGAACGGCTGCTCACCGCCTTCATCCGCCGACAGCTCGCCAAGCGGAGCGGCCCGCTCCCGGAGGAGGAGCAAAGGGCGGCCGTGGAAGGAGAGTTCCTGCGGCTCTCCGTCCTCGCGTTCGGCATGTTCCGCCGTCACCGCCAGTCGCTCACCGCCCGCGAGGCCGCCGCCGACCTCAGCGCGGGACCAGGCCCCGCACACGCCGTGCCGGGGCCGGTCCTCTTCGGCCGCTTCTTCTTCGTCCGCACCTCGCGGCGCGAAGGGGAGGGCGAGGAGGACCAGTCGTACGAGTTCCTGCACGCCACCTTCGGGGAGTTCCTCGTCGCCCGGCTCCTCGCCGCCGAACTGCGGGCCCTCGCCGAGGGAGGCGACGACAGGCGGCTGCGGCCCCTCCTCGCCCACGTCCCGCTCGGCGACCACCCCGAAGTCCTCTCCGCCGTGGCCGAACTCGTCCGCTCGCGGGATTCGGCGGCCGTCGTCCACGCCCTCGGCGCCCACCTGCGCGCGAGCCTCGACGGAGTCCCCGGGCGCCCTCAGTCCCCGCACCGGGTCGCCACGTACACCGCCAACCTCGTCCTGCTCGCGGTACGGCTACGGCCCGGCCTCACCGCCTCCGCGCTCCTCGGCACGGCCGACCCGGTCGGGCGCTGGCGCGCCTGCGCACGGCTGTGGCACGCATGCCTCACGGAGACCTCCTGGGCCGCGCTCTCCCGCCACGTGCGCCCCGCCCCCCACCCGCGCGAGTCCGACCTGCGCCTCGGCAGGCCGCCCGACACCGCGCCCCCGGCCTGGGAACTCCCCGCCCGCGCCCGCCGCGCGGAACGCCCCCTGCGGGACCAGCTCGCGGACCTCGCCCGCGACGCGCGCCTCGGCCACGAGCCCGCTCTCGCCCGCGCCCTCCACGCCCTCGCCCCGCTCGTCGACCGCCTCCCCGCGCTCTTCGAGGCGGAGAGCGCCGAGGAGCCGCGCCACTCCGCCGCCCACGCGATGATCTCCCTGCTCACGGACCACCCCGTCCCCTACGAGGAGATCCCGCCCCTCCTCCAGCCGCTGCCCCCCGAACAACTGGCCCCGGCGCTCGACACCTTCGTCCGTCACTTCGCCGCGGCGGCCCCGGCCCTGCCCCCGCGAACGGTCGCGAAGGTCCTGTCCCAGCTGACGACGGGCCGCTTCACCAAGGCGACGACGCGGGCCCACCAAACCCTTCTCGCGGACATCCCGCACCCCGCTGTCGGGGAACCCCGCACAGCCGACGGTCCGGGGCACCGAAAATCCAGCTCCTCCGGCGCTTGA
- the dpgD gene encoding enoyl-CoA-hydratase DpgD, with protein sequence MADERMADVPRVRYEKEGHLATVTLDRPRSLNAMDLRMHEELAEVWDDVEADDNVWAVVLTGAGDRAFSVGQDLKELDRRNRAGTAGTSSFGSRGKPGYPRLTERFGLSKPVIARVDGFALGGGFELVLACDLVIASDRSTFGLPEARLGLMAGAGGVFRLTRQAPYRAAMGYLMTGRRMTADRAYELGLVNEVVPAGQLDDCVAGWVADVLTCAPLSVRAMKEVARESASLSLPDAFAADYEWERRRMRSADALEGPRAFAEKRAARWQGR encoded by the coding sequence ATGGCTGACGAGCGGATGGCCGACGTTCCCCGGGTCCGGTACGAGAAGGAGGGGCACCTGGCCACCGTCACGCTGGACCGCCCTCGCTCGCTGAACGCCATGGATCTGCGGATGCACGAGGAACTGGCCGAGGTGTGGGACGACGTCGAAGCCGATGACAACGTGTGGGCCGTGGTGCTCACGGGTGCCGGGGACCGGGCGTTCTCGGTGGGTCAGGACCTCAAGGAGCTGGACCGCAGGAACCGGGCCGGGACGGCGGGGACCTCCAGCTTCGGCAGCCGGGGCAAGCCGGGATACCCGCGGCTGACCGAACGATTCGGCCTGAGCAAGCCCGTGATCGCCCGGGTGGACGGCTTCGCACTCGGCGGCGGCTTCGAGCTCGTGCTCGCCTGCGACCTGGTGATCGCGTCCGACCGTTCCACTTTCGGTCTGCCGGAGGCCAGGCTGGGTCTGATGGCCGGGGCGGGCGGGGTGTTCCGGCTGACCCGGCAGGCTCCGTACCGCGCGGCGATGGGCTACCTCATGACCGGACGACGGATGACCGCCGACCGGGCGTACGAGCTGGGGCTGGTGAACGAGGTGGTTCCGGCCGGACAGCTCGACGACTGTGTGGCGGGGTGGGTGGCGGACGTGCTGACATGCGCTCCGCTGTCCGTGCGGGCGATGAAGGAGGTCGCCAGGGAGTCGGCATCGCTCTCCCTGCCGGACGCCTTCGCGGCGGACTACGAGTGGGAGAGGCGCCGCATGCGCAGCGCGGACGCGCTGGAAGGCCCGAGGGCCTTCGCGGAGAAACGGGCCGCGCGCTGGCAGGGACGCTAG